The region AAACAGCAGATTGGAGGCAAGGGCTGGGCGCTGGAAAGCGGCCGATACCGCCGCCTCGAAGGCCGCTGCATCAGCCGGCTGCTCTTCAGCGCCGGCAACGGCATGCGACAGGATCGTGTGTTTGCTGATAATGTCGAAGAGCTCGCCGGTCATGAAGGTCGAAAAGCCGGTGACCTTGCCGTCGCCCACATGTACCCACTTCGAATGGGTGCCGGGCATGCAGACCGCCTGGGCGCCCGCGCTTGCCGTGCCGAGCGCGCCGAGAAGCTGGGTTTCCTCGCCGCGCATGACGTCGGGTGTCGCCATATCCCGCTGGGCAAGGCCCGGCAGAATGCGGATGTCGCGGCTTTCTCCCGGCACAGAGACCGCCGCCGTCAGCACCGAGGCGAGCGGTGCGGGCACGTCGATATAACCGGCCTCGACCCAGCCCTGCCGGGCGCCGGCCATGCCGCAGACGATCACCGGCAGCTTTTCCGGCGCCTCGACGGCGGCGAGATGGCCTGCCAGCACTTGGGAAAAGCCGGTTTTTGCGGCACTGGTCATGCCTTCGCCGCTGCGGCGCTCGGCAAGGATGCTGCCGTCCCCGGCGATCAGCCAGAGCCGAAAGCTGCTGGTGCCCCAGTCCACCGCGACATAAGCGGGATTAGCCATTACAGAATGCCTCCATCGACAATCAGGGACTGGGCGGTCATTCCGGCCGCGCAGTCGGATGCAAGAAACAGGCAGGGACCGACGATCGCGTCGGGCTTGAGCGCGACCTTCAGGCACTGCTGCTCGACCGAGCGCGCGATGCTCTCTTCGGTCAGCCACAGCTGCATCTGCCGCTCGGTGACGACCATGCCGGGCAGGATGCAGTTGACGCGGATATTCTCCGGTCCGAGCCGGCCGGCCATGCTCTTGGTCAGCCCGACGACCGCGGCTTTCGCCGCCGCATAGGCGGGAAAACCGCCCATGTTCAGCTTGAAGGCGATCGACGACATATTGATGATCGCCCCGCCGCCGGCCGCCCGCATCGATGGCGCCGCCGCTTGCGAGGTGAAGAACACATGCCGCAGGTTGATCGCCTGGTTGTTGTCCCAATAGGCCTCGGTCACCGCGTCGAATTCATGGCGGTCGTCCCAGGCGGCATTGTTGACCAGCACCCGGATCGGCCCTGAGTTGGCAACGACGGTTTCGACGGTGCGCCGGATCGCTTCGATGTCGCGCAGGTCGGCATGGTGGAAGGAGACGGGATGCGCCGTCTCCCGCGACAGGCTTTCGGCGAGCGCTTGGCCGGCGGCCTCGGCGATGTCGATGAACGAGACCTTGGCGCCCTGGCGGGCGAAGCCTTCGACGATGGCAGCGCCGATGCCCGATCCGCCGCCAGTCACCAGCACGGTTCGGTCTCTGAACTCCGGAAATTGTGCCGACATCACGGTCGCCCTTGATATTCATATGTTCCATTATATGGAACTCAATTTGACTATATGGAATTATCGAATTATGCTGGCCTTGCTGTCAAGGGCGGACGAGACGATGACTTCAAATAGCGAAAGCATGGCGCAGGGCCGTGAGACCGGCACGCTCGGCAAACTGATGGTTCTGCTCGATCTTGTCACGCATGCCGATGCGCCGCTGCGTTTCACCGATATCCTGGCGCGTGCCGGCCAGCCGCGCGGCACCTTGCATCGGCAGCTGAGCCATCTGGTGGAGGAGGGGCTGCTCGAGCTTGACGGCGACGGCCGCTATGCGCCGGGCCTGCGCCTGCTCGATTTTGCCGCGCGCAGCTGGGCGCGCAACGAATTCCGTCTGATTGCCGAACCGCACCTCGCCGAGTTGCAGCAGGCGACCGGCGAGACGGTGCATCTCGGCGTTTTGAGGGGCCAGTCGATCATCTATCTCGATAAGGTCGACGGCCGGCAGCCGGTGCGGATGTATTCGCAGATCGGCAACGCTTCCCCCTGTTACTGCACCGGCGTCGGCAAGGCCGCACTTTCGCTGCTTCCGGCCGATCTGCTCACCGATCTGCTTGCCGGCCTGAGCTTCACCAGCTTTACCGCCTCGACCCATGTCTCGGCCGACTCGCTGCTTGCCGAAATCCGCGAGATCGCCGACCAGGGCTATGCCTTCGACCGCGAGGAGCATGAGGCCGGCATCCGCTGCGTCGCCGCTCCCGTCTGGTCGCAGGATCGAACCTTTATCGGGGGCATTTCGATTACCGGCCCGGCCTATCGCCTGTCGATGGAACTTCTGCGCCAATGGGCCGTTCCAGTTCAGCTGGCAGCTGGAAGGATCATGGAAGGCATGCGCATCCGGCTCGGCCCGCGCCGCTAAATGCAATCAGAGAGCATGCTTATGATGAGGGCGATATTGAGATTTGCCGGCGAATCACGACAACTGCAAATAGTCCGCGAAATCGATTAACCACCTGCCGGCCGAACGCTGCATGCCGAGGCCGGCTCCGTTTGATCCAGTCAGCGATCGTCATTCCCCGATGCAATCGAGCCGGCCGTTGCGCCGAAGATGAAGAAATGTGATGGCACCCTTGTCGCAAACATCCCCGGAAGACGACGACTACATTCAGGAAATAGCCGGCCTGAAGACCCAGTTCGATATTTTCCGTTTCCTGAAACGCGTGACGGAAGCCTATCGCAGCCGTGCCTTCCTGGTGCTCAACCTGCCGCCGATCACCTCCTTGGATATCCAGGGCAGCACCGTCATCACCAGCTGGCCGGCCGAGCTTCTGGCGCTCTACGACCAGGAGAGCCTGCTGGTCAACAGCCCGGTTCTGAGGCGGCTGAGAACATCGGCGCGGCCCTTCTTCTACGACATGTCGCGCGAGAACTGGTCGCGGGACGACGGCAAGTCCATTCTCGTCGCCTCGCTGTTCGAACGTTTCCGGATGATGCGCGGTGCCTATTTCCCGACGCATGAGCCATCCGGCGTGCGCGGCGCCATCTCTTTCGCCGGCGACCGCGAGCCCTTCAGTCCGGCTGAGATGCGGGAGCTCTGCTATATCTCCATCCATGTCTATGACCGGCTCGCCGAGATCCGCAACCTCGATACCCGCATGACGGACACGCTGACCGACCGGGAAATCGATTGCCTCAACTGGACGGCGGCGGGCAAGACCAGTGCCGAAATCGCCGAAATCCTCACCCTCTCCGAGCACACGGTCAATCATTACCTCAACCGCGCCACCAAGAAGCTCGATACGGTCAACCGCACCCAGGCGGTCGCCAAAGCGCTGCGGATCGGCCTGATCAAATAAGGTGCAAAAGGCGCTGCGGGTTTTCGCGGGTCGCCCAGCGCTTGGGCATATGCTTGCCGTTGGGGGCCGTCCCACGCCGCGTTTGTGCCGTTTCCGCCGATTTTCCGTCTGGCACGCTTTCTGCTTCTCTTTTGGCAGAGGCCCAGAGGGGACTTGGACCAGCGCCAGGAAATGGCGCGGCCGCGCACCGCTGCCCGACGCCGATGCCGCTTTCCCAAGCCCTCGGTGTCGGCGGCGGCTGTTGCGTTTTGGCACCGCCTCTTGCAAGGCTGCGCGCCATTTGGCCTTCCCTCTTCATTTTTCGCTGGCCTTTTTGTCGGCTTGCGCTAGTTCGCCCCGGATTGCGCCGGTTCTCGGGGAGACCGTTGCGGCCATCAGGGCGAAAGCCCGGCGGACTTGATGGCCGCAACGGATTGCCCGTTCTCCCCGGGCGCTTTTCGCAGGCCGGCAAATCGATTTTCCCGCCGATGATTTTGTTTGGCGAAGGCGTCCGTCTCCACTATCTCTACTGCATGATTTCAGTCTTGATCGGAATCGATGAAGGCTGAAATCATG is a window of Rhizobium sp. N324 DNA encoding:
- a CDS encoding LuxR family transcriptional regulator → MAPLSQTSPEDDDYIQEIAGLKTQFDIFRFLKRVTEAYRSRAFLVLNLPPITSLDIQGSTVITSWPAELLALYDQESLLVNSPVLRRLRTSARPFFYDMSRENWSRDDGKSILVASLFERFRMMRGAYFPTHEPSGVRGAISFAGDREPFSPAEMRELCYISIHVYDRLAEIRNLDTRMTDTLTDREIDCLNWTAAGKTSAEIAEILTLSEHTVNHYLNRATKKLDTVNRTQAVAKALRIGLIK
- a CDS encoding IclR family transcriptional regulator codes for the protein MLALLSRADETMTSNSESMAQGRETGTLGKLMVLLDLVTHADAPLRFTDILARAGQPRGTLHRQLSHLVEEGLLELDGDGRYAPGLRLLDFAARSWARNEFRLIAEPHLAELQQATGETVHLGVLRGQSIIYLDKVDGRQPVRMYSQIGNASPCYCTGVGKAALSLLPADLLTDLLAGLSFTSFTASTHVSADSLLAEIREIADQGYAFDREEHEAGIRCVAAPVWSQDRTFIGGISITGPAYRLSMELLRQWAVPVQLAAGRIMEGMRIRLGPRR
- a CDS encoding 2-dehydro-3-deoxygalactonokinase → MANPAYVAVDWGTSSFRLWLIAGDGSILAERRSGEGMTSAAKTGFSQVLAGHLAAVEAPEKLPVIVCGMAGARQGWVEAGYIDVPAPLASVLTAAVSVPGESRDIRILPGLAQRDMATPDVMRGEETQLLGALGTASAGAQAVCMPGTHSKWVHVGDGKVTGFSTFMTGELFDIISKHTILSHAVAGAEEQPADAAAFEAAVSAAFQRPALASNLLFTARSGQLLHGISAASAQARLSGTLIGLEIAGALQDAANSGITLVASGRLQALYEQAFRTLSLTFTAIDADAAVRRGLSAAAEAIWPN
- a CDS encoding SDR family NAD(P)-dependent oxidoreductase, encoding MSAQFPEFRDRTVLVTGGGSGIGAAIVEGFARQGAKVSFIDIAEAAGQALAESLSRETAHPVSFHHADLRDIEAIRRTVETVVANSGPIRVLVNNAAWDDRHEFDAVTEAYWDNNQAINLRHVFFTSQAAAPSMRAAGGGAIINMSSIAFKLNMGGFPAYAAAKAAVVGLTKSMAGRLGPENIRVNCILPGMVVTERQMQLWLTEESIARSVEQQCLKVALKPDAIVGPCLFLASDCAAGMTAQSLIVDGGIL